From Coturnix japonica isolate 7356 chromosome 3, Coturnix japonica 2.1, whole genome shotgun sequence, the proteins below share one genomic window:
- the GREM2 gene encoding gremlin-2 gives MIWKFAVSVFLMAALARVADSRKNRPAGAIPSPYKDSSSNNSERRQQLNKEVLASSQEALVVTERKYLKSDWCKTQPLRQTVSEEGCISRTIINRFCYGQCNSFYIPRHVKKEEESFQSCAFCKPHKVTSSTVQLECPELDPPFRLKKIQKVKQCRCMSVNLNNSGKM, from the coding sequence ATGATTTGGAAATTTGCCGTGTCCGTCTTTTTGATGGCAGCACTGGCTAGAGTAGCAGACAGCAGGAAGAACCGCCCGGCGGGAGCAATCCCGTCCCCCtacaaggacagcagcagcaacaactcGGAGCggaggcagcagctgaacaAGGAGGTGCTGGCCTCCAGCCAGGAGGCCCTCGTGGTCACTGAGCGGAAGTATCTCAAGAGCGACTGGTGCAAGACGCAACCCTTGCGGCAGACTGTCAGTGAGGAAGGCTGCATAAGCCGCACCATTATCAACCGCTTCTGCTATGGGCAGTGCAACTCCTTCTACATACCACGGCATgtgaagaaggaggaggagtCCTTCCAGTCCTGCGCTTTCTGCAAGCCACACAAGGTGACCTCCTCGACTGTGCAGCTGGAGTGCCCCGAGCTGGACCCACCATTCCGACTCAAGAAAATTCAGAAGGTGAAGCAGTGCCGGTGCATGTCTGTGAATCTGAACAACTCGGGCAAGATGTGA